GCAGGACAAGAAGTCCCTGGGCGGCAAGATCCTCCGCCTCACTCCGGACGGCGACCCCGCCCCGGACAACCCCTTCGGCGACTCTCCCGTGTACTCGTTCGGGCACCGGAACGTGCAGGGCCTGGCCTGGGACGAGCAGAAGAGGCTGTGGGCCTCGGAGTTCGGCCAGGACACCTGGGACGAGCTGAACGAGATCAAGTCCGGCGGGAATTACGGCTGGCCGGAGGTCGAGGGCAAGGAGGGCAAGGAGGGCTTCCGCGATCCGGTCGCCCAGTGGAAGACCTCCGAGGCCTCACCGAGCGGCATCGCCTATGCGGAGGGCTCGGTCTGGATGGCGGGGCTGCGGGGTGAGCGGTTGTGGCGCGTCCCGGTGCGGGGCGTGGCGGGCGATCCGGAGCCGCAGGCGTTCCTGGAGGGCGAGCACGGCCGCCTGCGCACGGTGCTCGCGGCGGGCGGCGACAAGCTGTGGCTGGTCACCAATGAGACGGACTCGCGGGGCACGCCGGAGAAGGGGGACGACAAGATCCTGGAGGTGCAGGTGAAGTAGCTCAGTTGTCCGGATCGGCAGGGTCCGGGGATGCGGCGGAGTCCGGGGATGCGTGGGAGTCCGAGGTCACGTCGGTGCGTGGCGACGGCACGGGTGGGCGTACGACCACCTTGCCCGAGGACAGGTCTATCGGGCCGCGCCCCGGGTCGCCGTCGGCGTGGTCGACGCGGGTCAGTTCCAGGCGCTTCTGCTCGTCGTCGGTGTGCTTGCGGCCCGGCGCGAACAGGGCCTCGATCGCGTTGAACACTGCGCCTCCCAGGAGCCGAGATTCCGCAGTCCAGCGTAAGCGAGGCCGTCACGGTTCGGCCGGGGCGCGGGAACGAGCAGGTCAGCGCACCGCCTGCGTACTGCCCGCTACCTGGCCACGGCCCGCTGCCTGGCCTCGGCCCGGTGCCGGCCCGCGGCCCGGTTCATGCCCGGGGTCCGCCGCCTGTTCGCGGTCCGGCGTCGGGAACAGGCGCAGGCGGTGGGCGAGCGCGGCGGCCTCGCCCCGGCCGGTGACGGACAGCTTCGCCAGGATGTTGGAGACGTGGACGCTCGCCGTCTTCGGGGAGATGAAGAGCTCCTCGGCGATCTGACGGTTGCTGCGGCCCACGGCGACCAGCCGCAGGACGTCCCGCTCCCTGCTGGTGAGACCCAGCGCCTCGGCGGGGTCGGCCGGGGCCTCGGGGGCGCGGGGGGCCTCCGAGGGGTTCAGGGTGAGGCGGGCGCGCTGGGCGAGTCCGGTGATCGCGTCGGAGAGCGGCCGGGCGCCGAGCCGTTCGGCCACCTCCACCGCCTGGCGCAGGAGGCATGCGGCGCGCTCGCGGTCGGTGGTGTCCGGGCCGAGGAGGGACTCGGCCAGGCGCAGGCGGGCGCGGGCGAGGTCGAAGGGGCGGTCGAGGGGTTCGAGGGCGGTGACCACGGTGGTCCAGTCGGCCACGGTGTCGCGGCCCTCGGAGCGGAGGAGTTCGGCGCGGGTCCACTCGTCGTAGGCCCGCCAGAGCGGGATGGGGGTGGCGAGGGTCTTCGTGGCGCCGCGGATGCGGGCGAGGGCGGCGGGGCGGCCGGGTTCGGCGGCGGGCAGTCCTCGGGCGTCGGCCTCCATCCGGGCGGCGGCGAGCAGGAGGGGCCAGCCGTACTTGTAGGTGCCGAAGGGGAGGCCGGGGGCGACGCCGCGTTCGAGTTCGGCGCGGCCGTCGAGGATGCGGCCCTCGGCGGCGGCGACGCCCACGGCGATGCGGAGGAGGACGAGGAGGTACTGGGGCTGGGGGTCGTGGGTGCCGAGGTGCTGGTGGGCGGTCTGCATGTGCCGGGTGGCGGCGGCGTACTCACCGCGGTGCAGGGCCATGCGTGCGAGGCGTTCGGCGGCCGAGACACGGGGTTTTGAGCTGTGGACGCAGCGTTGGGTGTGGGCGACGGCGTCGGCGGCCTCGTCCCATCGGCCGAGGGAGATGAGGGACTCGGCGACGTTGGCCCAGACCCAGCCCTCGGTGTCGACCAGGCCGTACTTGCGGCAGAACTCGATGCCCTCCATGCCGACGCGTACGGCTTCGGCGGAGCGGCCGACTCCTTCGAGGGAGGAGGGAAGGTTGATGTGGACGCGGCTGAGGTTGGTGACCAGGGCGTCGCGGACGACGCGGTCCCTGATCTCGTACATCTCGGCGAGACCGGCCTCGGGGTCGCCGGCCTCGACGAGGAGGGCGCCGCGGGTGAGACGGGCGTTGAGCTCGATGACGTCGGCCTTGACCATGCGGGCGTACTCGACGGCGCGCTCGGCGGCCGCCAGGGTGTCGGGGCCCGGGTCGTGGAGCATGCCCCAGGAGGCGCGGTGGACCAGGACTTCGGCGTGCACCTCGGAGGGCGGCAGGCCGCGCATCAGCTCCTGCGCCTTGGCTATCTCGTCCCAGCCGTCGCTGCGGCCCAGGGTGGAGACCAGCCGGGAGCGGGCGATCCAGAACCAGGCGGCGCGGTGGGGGTCGTGGCCGTCGTCGAGGGTGCGCAGGGCGCGCTTGGTGATCTTCAGGGCGCGCTCGCGCTCGCCGCAGAGGCGGCCCGCGACCGTCGCCTCGGCCATCAGGTCCAGATAGTCGAGGGGGGTGGTGGCGGGGTCGCAGCCGCAAGGGGGGTAGCCCTCGACGTAGTCGGCGGGGCGGAGTTCCCTGCGGATGGCGTCCGGGGCGTCGTCCCACAACTCCATCGCGCGTTCGAGGAGACGCAACTGCTCGCTGTAGGCGTGCCGGTGGCGGGCTTCGACGGAGGCACCGAGGACGGCGGGCAGGGCCTTGGCGGCGTCGTGCGCGTGGTACCAGTAGGCGGCGAGGCGGGCGGCGCGCTGGTCGGCGGCGACCAGCGAGGGGTCGGCCTCCAGGGCTTCGGCGAAGCGGCGGTTGATGCGGGAGCGTTCGCCGGGCAGCAGGTCGTCGCTGACGGCCTCGCGGACCAGGGAGTGCCGGAAGCGGTAGCCGTCGCCGTCCGGGGAGGCGAGCAGGATGTTGGCGCCGACCGCGGCCCGCAACGCCTCGATCAGGTCGTCCTCGCCGAGCCCGGCGACCTCGGCGAGCAGTTCGTACTCGACGGTGGAGCCGCCCTCGGCGACGATGCGCGCCACCCGCTGCGTGTCCTCGGGCAGCTCCTCCACGCGGACGAGGAGCAGGTCGCGCAGGGAGTCCGTCAGACCGGCGCAGCTGTCGCCGCCGTGGGAGGCGACGGCGAGCTCCTCGACGAAGAACGCGTTGCCGTCGGAGCGGTCGAACACGTCGTCCACGAGGGACGGTTCGGGTTCGGCGGCGAGGATGCCGGCCATCTGGCGGGCGACCTCGTCCTTGGTGAGGCGGCCCAGTTCGACGCGGCGGACGGTGCGCAGCCGGTCGAGTTCGGCGAGGAGGGGGCGCAGGGGGTGGCGGCGGTGGATGTCGTCGGCGCGGTAGGTGGCGAGGAGGACGAGGCGGCCACCGCGCAGGGTGCGGAAGAGATAGGCGAGGAGGTGGCGGGTCGAGGCGTCGGCCCAGTGCAGGTCCTCCAGGGCGACGACGACGGTGCGGTCGCGTGAGAGGCGTTCCAGGAGGCGGGCGGTGAGTTCGAAGAGGCGGGCGGTGCCCTCGTCGGAACGGCCGCCGGGGGTGTGTCCGTACGGGGCGGGTCCCGCCAGTTCGGGCAGGAGTCTGGCGAGCTCCTCCTCCTGGCCCTCGGCCGCGGCGGCCAGTTCGTCGGGGAGCAGGCGGCGCAGGGCGCGCAGGGCGGTGGAGAAGGGGGCGAACGGCAGGCCGTCGGCGCCGATCTCGACACAGCCGCCGACCGCGACGACGGCGCCCTGTTCCTCGGCGGCGGCGGTGAACTCCTCGACGAGGCGGGTCTTGCCGACCCCTGCCTCGCCGCCGAGCAGCAACGCCTGGGGCTCGCCCGGGCCGAGGCCCCCGGCTCCTTGGAGCGGGGTGCCCGTGGCGCGGGCGAGCGCTTCGTTCAGTACGCCCAGTTCATCGGTGCGGCCGACGAACACCGGGCTGACGGACCTGGTCTCCACAGCCGCGAGCATCGCACAGTGCGAGGTCACCGCGGCACCCGTTATCCGCTGGGCGGACAGCGGTGCGGAGTCCGTCATGTCAGGCGGCCCGCGTGAAGCGGATCTTCCGGAGGGGCGTACTCACCGGCCCCTCGGCTTCGTCGCGGGCCGATCGGCGGGCGGCGGAGCGGCGCTTGCGGGCCTCGCCGACCAGGCGCTGGTGGTCGGCCTGGCGGGCCAGCTCGGCGGCGCGCATCTGGTGCATCTCGTACTCGAACATCTCGTGCCCCTCGGGTTCTCGGTGGTTTCGCCGGTGTCGTTCCCTGCGATGTCTCCACTCTCTTCTCCCAGGGGGGTCGCCCACATCGGGCGGCTGCCGCATCTCCGGAGCGCGGGGGGCCTTAGACATGACGAAGGGCGGGGCGGGGGCCTTAGCCCCTGCCCCGCCCTTGCCTTAGGCGTCCCGCGACGGGCCGCTCACGAAGGCGACGAGCCGCCTACGAAGGTGCCGAGGGGAGTCCGAGCAGCAGGTCGGAGTACTTGGCGATGGCGAGGACGAGCCCGATCACTCCGAGCACGAAGCCCGCCCACGCGACGGACTTGATCCACGGCGCCTGCTCCTTGCCGGGGGCGCCGAACGCGGGCCGGACGAGGACCAGGAAGCCGATGACGAGCGCGGAGAGCGCGAAGAGCCCGGCGACCAGCGCGGTGGCCTGCCAGGAGTCGCCGTACATCGCCTGGAGCTGGTCGGAGACGCTGGCGGACTGCTTGGTCTCCAGCTGTCCCATGATGTTCGAGCGTGCCCCGGCGATCGTGCCGAGCCAGCCGCCGGAGAGGCCGATCACGCCGAGCGCGGCGGAGACGACGGCCGCGGCGCCCTGGCCGACGCCGGTGGACTTGGCGGCCACCACGGGTTCCACGTCGAGGTCGGAGTCGGCGTCGGAGTCGGACGCGTCCAGCGCGTCGTCACCCGCGTCCGCGTCCGCACCCGCGCCCTTGTCTGCCCGCACGTCCGAGTCCGTGACCGCGTCCGTGCCCGCATCCGGCTTCGTGTCGGCCGCGTCGGACTTCGTGACGTCGACCGTCTCCGGCTCTCCGGCCCCGTTCACTTCGTCGGCCTCGGCCCCGGTCCCGGCCGTGCCCTTGGCGGCGGCCGCGTCATCTGTCTTAGTACCCATGCTCCGCACCGTACGGACGGAGTCTGAGAGCTCTCTTAACGCGCGTCCCCGGCGTCGCCCGCGCCGCGCATCGCCCGCCACTCCGGCGCCAGGACGGACCAGACCTCCATGTCGTGCCGGACCCCCTGCCAGGGGAAGCTCTCCCGCAGCACGCCGTCCTTGGTGAAGCCGAGCCGCTTGGCGGCCGCCTTGCTGCGCTCGTTGAGCGAGGAGACGAGCCACTCCACGCGGTGCATGCCGCGCTCGTCGACGGCCCAGTCGATGAGGACCTTGGACGCCTTGTTGACGAGTCCGCGCCCGGCGGCCGACGGCTCCAGCCACACACCGATCTCGCACCCGTCCACGCTGGTGTCGAAGATCCGGAAGAGGACGCCGCCGACGAGCGTGCCGTCCAGCCAGATGCCGTAGAAGCGGCCGGTGTCCGCGGCCTGCTTGTCGGCGAAGGTCTGGAGGTGCTTCCGCGCGCCTTCGAGGTCCTTCACCGTCGCGGTGAAGGGCACCCACGCCTGCGCGTACTCGCGCGCACGCTCGACGTGCTCGAGGAACTCCTGCGCCTGCCACGGCTCGATCGGCCGCAGCTCAGCGCCCTCGCCCAGCGATATCGCGAACATCCTGCTCCTTCGGCCCTGTCATGTCGTCGGCTTCGTCCCGCTGTCCGGGGATCTTCGCATGTGCGCCGCCCGCGTTCGAACGACATTCGGGCGGCTCGATGCTGATGCGCGGCAGGAGGCGGTCGAGGCGGCGCGGCAGCCACCAGTTGGCGCCGCCGAGCAGATGCATCAGGGCCGGCACGAGCAACGTGCGCAGCACGAAGGCGTCGAGTGCGACGGCCGCCGCGAGCGCGATGCCGAACATCGCGATGACGCGGTCGCCGCTGAGGACGAAGGCGAGGAAGACCGAGATCATGATGACGGCGGCGGAGTTGATGACGCGGCTCGTCTCGGCGAGCCCGACGCGGACGGCCCGCCGGTTGTCACCGGTCTCCAGCCACTCCTCGTACATCCTGCTGACCAGGAAGACCTGGTAGTCCATGGAGAGTCCGAAGAGGACGGACACCATGATGACGGGGAGGAAGGGCTCGATGGGGCCCGCCCTGCCGAGGCCGAGCAGTTCGCTCCCCCAGCCCCACTGGAAGATCGCGACGACGACGCCGAAGGCGGAGGCGACGGCGGCGACGTTCATCGCGGCGGCCTTGAGGGGGATGCCGACGGAACGGAAGGCGAGCAGGAGCAGGACGCAGCCGAGCCCGATGACCACACCCACGAAGAGCGGCAGTTTGCCGACGATGACCTCGGCGAAGTCGTCGTAGCTCGCGGTGACGCCGCCGACACGCAGGTCCAGCGAGCGGTCGGCCTCGGCCCGCGGCAGGACGTCCTCGCGCAGCCGGTCGACGAGCGCGCTGGTCGCCTCGGACTGCGGCGCCGATTCGGGGACGACGGTGAGGAAGGCGGCGCGGCCGCCGTCGTCGTACGTCACCGGGCTGACGGAGGCGATGCCCTCGGTCGACTTCAGCGTCGTGACGAGGTCGTCGAGGGCGACCCGGCCGCCCGCTCCGTAGACGTCGCCGACCAGGGTGAGGGGGCCGTTCACGCCGGGCCCGAAGCCCTCGGCGAGCAGGTCGTACGCCTGCCTGGTCGTGGCCTTCGCCGGGTTGTTGCCCTGGTC
The window above is part of the Streptomyces venezuelae genome. Proteins encoded here:
- a CDS encoding GNAT family N-acetyltransferase, which codes for MFAISLGEGAELRPIEPWQAQEFLEHVERAREYAQAWVPFTATVKDLEGARKHLQTFADKQAADTGRFYGIWLDGTLVGGVLFRIFDTSVDGCEIGVWLEPSAAGRGLVNKASKVLIDWAVDERGMHRVEWLVSSLNERSKAAAKRLGFTKDGVLRESFPWQGVRHDMEVWSVLAPEWRAMRGAGDAGDAR
- a CDS encoding DUF6191 domain-containing protein, with translation MFNAIEALFAPGRKHTDDEQKRLELTRVDHADGDPGRGPIDLSSGKVVVRPPVPSPRTDVTSDSHASPDSAASPDPADPDN
- a CDS encoding helix-turn-helix transcriptional regulator, which translates into the protein MTDSAPLSAQRITGAAVTSHCAMLAAVETRSVSPVFVGRTDELGVLNEALARATGTPLQGAGGLGPGEPQALLLGGEAGVGKTRLVEEFTAAAEEQGAVVAVGGCVEIGADGLPFAPFSTALRALRRLLPDELAAAAEGQEEELARLLPELAGPAPYGHTPGGRSDEGTARLFELTARLLERLSRDRTVVVALEDLHWADASTRHLLAYLFRTLRGGRLVLLATYRADDIHRRHPLRPLLAELDRLRTVRRVELGRLTKDEVARQMAGILAAEPEPSLVDDVFDRSDGNAFFVEELAVASHGGDSCAGLTDSLRDLLLVRVEELPEDTQRVARIVAEGGSTVEYELLAEVAGLGEDDLIEALRAAVGANILLASPDGDGYRFRHSLVREAVSDDLLPGERSRINRRFAEALEADPSLVAADQRAARLAAYWYHAHDAAKALPAVLGASVEARHRHAYSEQLRLLERAMELWDDAPDAIRRELRPADYVEGYPPCGCDPATTPLDYLDLMAEATVAGRLCGERERALKITKRALRTLDDGHDPHRAAWFWIARSRLVSTLGRSDGWDEIAKAQELMRGLPPSEVHAEVLVHRASWGMLHDPGPDTLAAAERAVEYARMVKADVIELNARLTRGALLVEAGDPEAGLAEMYEIRDRVVRDALVTNLSRVHINLPSSLEGVGRSAEAVRVGMEGIEFCRKYGLVDTEGWVWANVAESLISLGRWDEAADAVAHTQRCVHSSKPRVSAAERLARMALHRGEYAAATRHMQTAHQHLGTHDPQPQYLLVLLRIAVGVAAAEGRILDGRAELERGVAPGLPFGTYKYGWPLLLAAARMEADARGLPAAEPGRPAALARIRGATKTLATPIPLWRAYDEWTRAELLRSEGRDTVADWTTVVTALEPLDRPFDLARARLRLAESLLGPDTTDRERAACLLRQAVEVAERLGARPLSDAITGLAQRARLTLNPSEAPRAPEAPADPAEALGLTSRERDVLRLVAVGRSNRQIAEELFISPKTASVHVSNILAKLSVTGRGEAAALAHRLRLFPTPDREQAADPGHEPGRGPAPGRGQAAGRGQVAGSTQAVR